The window CTTGGCTTATCATAGCCTTGCTTGCCTCTACATTGTATTTTTGTGCCAACAAAGCCAGGTTATTTTGCAGGAAAGCCTTTTCGGCGTCCTGGAAATTGAGGCGCAGTGTATCGGTTTGTGCGTACCCCGTGTGGAAAAGGGCCATAGCAAACCCACAGAATAGTCCTATTCTTATATTGTGTTTCAGCATGTGAGTTTAATCAATTCAACGCTGCAAAAATTCACAATCAGTATGAAGTTTGTATGAATTCCCGTAGAGACAGATGATATCTGTCTCTTTACATTGGTAGAAGAGGGTTTGCACGGTTAGGGATAGATGATCATCTGTCCCCACTAGGATAGCAACGAAAAAAGCCACTATATAGTGGCTCGTAACTAATTAAGGAATGTTATGGGTCAGGCCCGGCGGATGACTCCTAATATCAGGGCAATAATTGCAATTACCAATAACACGTGAATCAGCCCGGTTGCTGAATACATAAATACGCCTAATGCCCAGCCTATAATAAGGATAACGGCAATTATGTAAAGTAAACCTCTCATTTTGTAAAGTTTTAGTTTGATAATGTAACACTAAGTGCCAAAACCATTCCAAAAAACTTTATTTCACAAAAAAGCCCCGCTTGCATGCACAAGCGGGGCTTTTTACTTACTGTATGCCCTTTTTAGTATTCGTCTTCGTTAAAAAAGAAATCATCCTTTGTAGGGTAATCAGGCCATATTTCCTCTATATTTTCATACGGCTCACCATCGTCCTCTAAAGCTTGCAAATTCTCGATAACCTCAACAGGGGCGCCAGAGCGGATGGCATAATCAATTAACTCATCTTTTGTTGCGGGCCATGGTGCATCTTCCAGATGCGAAGCCAGTTCAAGTGTCCAATACATATTTAAATTTCCTAATTTTTACGTTTTTGCAAAAGTATAATATTTTTAATCTGATTATCAAATTATTTTTTCAATAAATTTTAAAGCCTTGGTAGCCACTTATTTTCAGGCACTTGCTGCTGATGTGCAATGCGCCTGCCCAGGGTAAACAGGTAATCGCTAAGCCTGTTCAGGTAAATTATAACCCGTTCATCAACCGGGTTATCCTCTGCTAAATGTACGGTAATACGTTCGGCACGCCGGCAAACGCAACGCGCTATGTGGCAATAAGATATGGCATTGCTGCCGCCAGGTAAAATAAAATGGCGCAATTCAGGAAGTTCCTCGTTCATGGCGTCCATTTCTTTTTCCAGTAGGTCAATATCTTCGGGATGCAGGTCGGGTATCACCATTTTAGACTTTTCCGGGTCGGCCGCCAGTGATGAACCGATGGTGAATAGGCGGTCCTGTATCTGCTTTAAAATTTCGCGGTCATGTTCAGCAATATCCTGGTCACGGATAAGCCCCACCCACGAATTCAGCTCATCAACGGTTCCGTAACTCTCAATGCGGATATGATGCTTGGGCACACGTGTCCCGCCAATCAGAGAAGTTAAACCTTTGTCGCCCGTTTTAGTATATATTTTCATGCTGGTACAATTTTAGTTAAAATTGTTAAAAAGGATATCAAGATATTTGGCCATAGTTTTTTGCTCACTTGTTAATGTGCGCTGCAAATTGCTCAGGCAGTGGTATTTCTCTAAATTTAGGGGAAAGCAGCGTCAATGCTTTAACAATAATTTTAATAAGGGTATAGTTAAACAATAATTAGATACACGACATGAAACTTAAGATATTATTTACCCCTACGATACTATTAGCCGGCGCGTTGCTTATGGCCAGCGTTAGCTGCGGCAATACGGGCAGAAACAATATTACTGAACCTGGGCAATCTCCGATAAAAGGTTATAATTTTAGTTTTAGCCATTTTTTGTCTGAAAAGCAATTTAACGAAATGTTTCCCCTGCGGGATAAGTTTTATACTTATGCCGCCTTTATTAAGGCGGTTAATGAGTTAATGCCTATTTCTGTAAAAGT of the Mucilaginibacter boryungensis genome contains:
- a CDS encoding lmo0937 family membrane protein, which encodes MRGLLYIIAVILIIGWALGVFMYSATGLIHVLLVIAIIALILGVIRRA
- a CDS encoding DUF2795 domain-containing protein; the protein is MYWTLELASHLEDAPWPATKDELIDYAIRSGAPVEVIENLQALEDDGEPYENIEEIWPDYPTKDDFFFNEDEY
- a CDS encoding cob(I)yrinic acid a,c-diamide adenosyltransferase; this translates as MKIYTKTGDKGLTSLIGGTRVPKHHIRIESYGTVDELNSWVGLIRDQDIAEHDREILKQIQDRLFTIGSSLAADPEKSKMVIPDLHPEDIDLLEKEMDAMNEELPELRHFILPGGSNAISYCHIARCVCRRAERITVHLAEDNPVDERVIIYLNRLSDYLFTLGRRIAHQQQVPENKWLPRL